Within Actinoplanes sp. L3-i22, the genomic segment TGCGCGCGAACGTGCCCGGGTGCTCGGTCGGCAGGTCGAAGGTGACCCCGCGGACCGCCTGGTAGACGTCCCAGTCCGGCGCGAAGATCACCAGCGGGCGGTCCAGGACGCCGTAGTCGAACATCACCGAGGAGAAGTCGGTGATCATCGCGTCCGACGCGATCATCAGCTGCTCCACCGACGGGTGCCGGGACACGTCGAGCACCCGCGGATGCTGTGGCGGGAAGCCCAGCGAGTCGTAGAAGTAGTGCCCGCGCAGCAGCACCCGGGTGTTCGGGCCGAGCGCCTCGGCGAGCGCGTCGACGTCCAGCACCGGGGTGAAGGCCGGGTGCCACTCGCGGTGCGTCGGCGCGTAGAGCACGACCCGCTCGCCCGGGGCGATGCCGAGCGCGGCGCGGGCCGCGGCGGTGTCCTCCGCGGTCGCCCGGGCCAGCACGTCGTTGCGCGGGTAACCGGTCTCCAGGGTCTCGCCCTTGATCGGGAACTGGCGGTCCCAGAGCAGCGTGGTGTGCCGGTTCGCGGTGACGCTGAAGTCCCACTTGGCGATGTTGCGGAGCATCCGCTCGGCGTTGAACTTGCCCAGCGAGGCCGGGAAGCGGGGCTGGTCCAGGCCCATCGTCTTGAGCGGGGTGCCGTGGTGGGTCTGGACGTGGATGCTTCCGGGGCGCTTCACGACGTACGCCGGGAAGGTCGCGTTGTTGATCAGGTATTTGGCCCGGGCCAGCGCGCGGTAGTAGGCCCGGGTGCCCGGCTTGACGGCCGGCACCCCGGGCGGCACCTCGCCCTTGCTCACCCAGACGCCCTTGACTCCGGGCGCGAGCTCTTTCGCGGCCTCGTAGATCGCGGCCGGGTTGCAGGCGTAGCCGCGGTACCAGTACGCCGCGTAGACGGCCAGGTTCTCGTCCATCGGCAGCCGCAGCTGCCAGCGGTAGTAGGCGCGCAGCAGGCCCTTGCGCAGCTTGCCGCGCAGTTTGCCGGCGAACCCGCGCAGCTTTCCGGTGAGGCGCTCGGTGCGGCGGGCGGCCAGCAGGCGGCTCGCGCGCACGCCGTATCTACCCAGCAGCGCCGAGATCTCGCCGAGCATGGCGCGGCGCGCGGTGGCCGGGACCCGGCTCTCCAGGATGTCGAGCAGCTCACCGCCGACCCGCTCGACGGTCGCCCGGGACGGCGTGGCCAGGCTCAGGACGTGCTCGTACTGCGCGACCGCGGCGCGGTTCGCGGCGGCGCGCTTCGGCTGCCGCGGCACCCGGTGCACGTAGCAGGCCGCCTCGACGGTGGCGACGTTGTCGGTGGCGGTGAGGACGTCGTACCCGAAAGCGATCTCCGCGAGTGGGCCGGGCCGGAAGCGGATCGCCTGCTCGGCCAGGAATTCCCGGCGGATCACCAGACCGCCCAGCGGCGTGGGCGGCGCGGTCAGCGCCGCGGCCCCGGTCCGCACGTCGGCCGGCGCGGTCCAGCGGGTCACCTTCCGGTTCCACGCCTCCCGGGCCACGCCGACGACCAGCACGTCCGGCTTCTCCGCGACGAGCCGCGCGACGACCACCGCGAGCGCGTCCGGCACGATCCGGTGATCACCGTCGACGAACCAGACGTAGTCGCCGGTGGCCCGGGCCAGGCCGAGGTTGCGGGCGTCGCCCGGGTCGGTGAGGTGGACCGCGACCACGCGCGGGTCCGCGGCGGCGCGCTCGTCGATCAGCTCACCGCCGTGGTCCGAGGAGGCGTCGTCGACCGCGACCAGCTCGACGCCGGCGGTCACACGCTGTTGCGTCAGAACCGAATCAAGGCACTCGGTGAGGTAGCCCTGGATGTTGCGGACAGGAGTGATCACCGTCAGTGAACTGGTCATGTGTCGGGGGCAGACCAATCGTGGATGTGATTCAAAGGCAGCGCAAAGGTTAACACCGGGTGGACCGGAGGCCATGACCACGAGGAGGCGGTCCGGTTACGTGCGGATAACCCGCGCGGGCGACACTAGCCTGCATGAACTCCAACTCAACCGAGCCGTTCATCCACCCGTCGGCGGACGTGGAGGACGGCGCCCGGATCGGGGCCGGCACCAAGGTGTGGCACATCGCGCACGTGCGTAACAGCGCGGTCGTCGGCGAGGAATGCGTGATCGGCCGGAACGTCTACCTCGACGCGAACACGGTGATCGGCAGCCGGGTCAAGATCCAGAACAATGTCTCGGTCTACCAGGGCGTGACCATCGAGGACGAGGTCTTCGTGGGCCCGTGCGTGGTCTTCACGAACGACCTGCGGCCGCGCGCGCAGAACCCGGACTGGACGATCACCCCGACCCTGATCAAGCGCGGCGCGTCGATCGGCGCGAACGCGACGCTGGTCTGCGGCATCACGGTCGGTGAGGGTGCGATGATCGCGGCCGGCTCGGTGGTGACCAAGGACGTGGCGCCGTACCAGCTGGTGCGCGGCAACCCGGCGCGGCCGGCGGCCTGGGTGGACGAGAAGGGCGAGATCGTCAGCCGGGACCCGTCCACGCGCCCCTGACTTTCACGAAACGGCCCCTGGCATCTCTGCCAGGGGCCAATTCACAACCGATTGCCTGGGTACGGCGTCAGCCGCCGATCACCACGCGACGGATCGAACCGAGCCGCTCGGCGTCCGTGACCCGGCGGCCGTCCACGACCACCTCGACGCCCGGCAGCTCGGCCGGGGTCAGGTTGCGGTACTCCGCGTGGTCGGCCTGCACGATCGCGGAGTCGACCGCCTCGCCCTCCCACGCGGGCAGGCCGTGCGCGACCAGCTCCTCGGAGGTGTACATCGGGTCCGAGACGTACGCGGTCGCGCCGCGCGCCCGCAGCTCCTCGACGGTCGGGAAGACGCCGGAGAACGCGGTCTCCTTGACGCCACCCCGGTAGGCCGCGCCGAGCACCAGCACGCTGCGGCCCTTCAGGTCGCCGACCGCGGCGGCCAGCAGGTCCACCGCGTACGACGGCATGCCGGCGTTCGCCTCGCGGGCCGCCCGGACCACCGTGGCGGTCGGGTCGTTCCACAGGTAGAGCCGCGGGTAGACCGGGATGCAGTGCCCGCCGACCGCGATGCCCGGCCGGTGGATGTGGCTGTACGGCTGGGTGTTGCAGGCGTCGATGACCAGGTTCACGTCGATGCCGAGGGTGTCGGCGTAGCGCGCGAACTGGTTGGCCAGGCCGATGTTGACGTCCCGGTAGGTGGTCTCGGCCAGCTTGGCCAGCTCGGCCGCCTCGGCGTTGCCCAGGTCCCAGACGCCGTTGCCCTGCGCCAGGTCGGGGCGCTCGTCGAAGTCCAGCACGGCCTCGTAGAACGCGATGCCGGCCGCGGCCGACGAGTCGTTCACGCCGCCGACCAGCTTCGGGTACTTGCGCAGGTCGGCGAAGACCCGGCCGGTGAGCACCCGCTCCGGGCTGAAGACCAGGTGGAAGTCCTCGCCGGCGACCAGGCCGGAGCCCTCCTGCAGCAGCGGCGCCCAGCGGTTGCGGGTGGTGCCGACCGGCAGCGTGGTCTCGTAGCTGACCAGCGTGCCCGGGCGCAGGCCGCGGGCGATGTCCTTGGTGGCCGACTCCATCCAGCCGAAGTCGGGCTTGCCGTCCGCGTCCACGAACAGCGGCACGACCACGACGACCGCCTCCGACTCGGCGACCGCGGCCGCGGTGTCGGTGGTGGCGGTGAGGAGGCCGGCGCTGACCGCCTCCTTCAGCTTGACGTCGAGGTCGGCCTCACCCGGGAACGGGACCTCGCCCGCGTTCACCTTGCGGACGGTCGGCTCGGACACGTCCGCGCCGATCACGGTGTGTCCCTTGGAGGCGAACTGGACGGCGAGCGGCAGCCCGATCTTGCCCAGGGCGACGACACAGATCTTCATGCTGACTGTTTCTCCTCGAGAGGGTTCAGGCCTGGTCGAGCAGGCCCCGGTACACGTCGATCAGGACCTGGGCCTGCGAGTCCCAGGTCCAGGTGTCGAGCAGCCCAGGCTTGTCGTAGACCGCCCGGTAGCGCTCCGGATCGGCCAGCACCGCCTGCACGGCACGGAGGTAGTCCTCGGTGTCCTCGGCCTTGAAGACCTCGCCCTGACCGGTGGCGCGGACCGTGGCCGACATCGTCCGCACGTCGCTGACCACCAGCGGCAGGCGGGCGTGCGAGTACTCGAAGAACTTGGTGATCAGCGCGATCTCGTGGTTCGGCCAGTGGTGGATCGGGATCACGCCGAGCGTCGCGCCGGAGAGCAGCGGCACGACCTGCCAGTGCGGCACGTAGGAGAGCAGGTGCACGCGGTCGCGCACGCCCAGCTCCTCGGCCTTGCGCATCAGGCCCATCATGTAGCCGCTCTGGTGGTTGTTGGTCACCAGCGCGACGTGCACACCCGGCTGCTTCGGCAGCGCGTCGACCATGATGTCGAGCCCGCGCTGCGGCGCCGCGGCCCCGCTGTAGACGACCAGCGGCACGTCCGGCCCGACCTCGCACATCGCGCGCAGGTCGACGCCGGGCACGTCCTCGTCGTCCTCCGGGCCGTGCTCGAAGGCCGGCGCGTTGAGCATCACCTTCGGCGTCTCGGCCAGGCCGTGCGACTCCTGCAGCATCTTCGCCAGGTCGTCGGAGACGGTGGTGACGGCGTCCGCGTACGGCGCGTACTCCCGCTCGTGGGCCATGTGCCCGATCCGCCAGCGGGCGTGCTGGGTCCACGGGCGCACGCCGGGCAGGAACTCGTGCGCGTCCCAGACCAGCTTGATCGTGCGGCCTTCCGAAGCGGCGCGGATCTTCGCGCGCGCGCCGACGCCGAGCATCCGGAAGTCGTTGGCGTGGATCAGGTCGGGGCGCAGCTCGTCGATGACGTCGCCGTAGGCCAGCTCCCAGTCCCACAGGCCGGGCTCGATGCGCCGCCACGAGCGGTCGCCCATGGCCCGCTGCCAGAACCAGGTGTAGAGCTTGTCGGACGGGGTCTCCAGCGACTTGCGGGCATCCCGCGCCCGGACCATCTGCCCGCGCCGGATCGCGACCCAGCGGCCGGCCGCCCGGGCGGCCAGGCCCTCGGCCCGCAGCACCATCCGGTTCACGCCGTCCGGGTTCTGCGCCCGCTTGACCTTGAGGTCGGCCTTCCACGCCTTGACCGCCTGCGCGCGCTGCGCGTGGACGCCGGTGGGCGGGTACGCCAGCGGGGCGGTCAGCGGGTGCCGGCGGAACTCGTGCGGGCGCTTGGACAGGTCGATCTTCATCGGCACCAGGCGGACCTTCGCCGGGCCGAGCGTCCAGTGGTGTTCCAGGTTGTCCGGCGAGCGGCCCAGCAGTGTCACGTCGAAGCCGGCCTCGGCAGCCGATCGCGCCTGCTTCTGCACGCGCGAATCGCCGTTCACACCGTTGTCCACCAGCATGACGATCCGACGCCCAGACGGCGCGGTCTCGTCAACATCCATGGCGTTCTCTTCCGTTCGAGCTCCGGGTCTTCCGATCAAATCCGGTGCGGAGCGAATGCGGGCACACCCTGTCCAAGACTCCGGGCGAGTCGGACCTTAGCGGTTGATTATCACAGGGCCAAACGAACGGAAGCTGTGGACCCGCTGCCATGAAAGGTACTTCGCGTTGCCAAGATAACCTGTGAGCGTGGATACTCTGCCGGCGACTTGCCGCGGCATTCGATTTCCCCCGAATCGCCGGAGATAGCCGCTTCTCCCCCGCAGCCCCACCCCACTTCGTAGACGACCGCATTTACCAGTGCCAGTGAGGCCGCACACATGACTCGAGAACACCGGTCGATCGGCCGGCGCTGGGCCCGGGTTACCGGCCCCCGCCGACGTCCCGACACCGGCCGCCCCCACGCTTACTACCTGGCCATCGGGTTCCCTCCGGCCGCGAAGAGCTCCGCCTACCGGATGCGCGAGACGGCGAACCAGCTGTACGCGGCCGGCTGGGACGTCACGGTGATCACGATCTGCCAGGAGGCGTGGGAGCGCGAGTTCGGCCTCGACCACAGCCTCTCCGCCGAGGTGCACCCGGCCATCCGGATCGTCGAGCTCCCGCTCATGCG encodes:
- a CDS encoding bifunctional glycosyltransferase family 2 protein/CDP-glycerol:glycerophosphate glycerophosphotransferase, giving the protein MTSSLTVITPVRNIQGYLTECLDSVLTQQRVTAGVELVAVDDASSDHGGELIDERAAADPRVVAVHLTDPGDARNLGLARATGDYVWFVDGDHRIVPDALAVVVARLVAEKPDVLVVGVAREAWNRKVTRWTAPADVRTGAAALTAPPTPLGGLVIRREFLAEQAIRFRPGPLAEIAFGYDVLTATDNVATVEAACYVHRVPRQPKRAAANRAAVAQYEHVLSLATPSRATVERVGGELLDILESRVPATARRAMLGEISALLGRYGVRASRLLAARRTERLTGKLRGFAGKLRGKLRKGLLRAYYRWQLRLPMDENLAVYAAYWYRGYACNPAAIYEAAKELAPGVKGVWVSKGEVPPGVPAVKPGTRAYYRALARAKYLINNATFPAYVVKRPGSIHVQTHHGTPLKTMGLDQPRFPASLGKFNAERMLRNIAKWDFSVTANRHTTLLWDRQFPIKGETLETGYPRNDVLARATAEDTAAARAALGIAPGERVVLYAPTHREWHPAFTPVLDVDALAEALGPNTRVLLRGHYFYDSLGFPPQHPRVLDVSRHPSVEQLMIASDAMITDFSSVMFDYGVLDRPLVIFAPDWDVYQAVRGVTFDLPTEHPGTFARTFDDLVEAFRDGRVDSAEAAGYRARFRERFCSLEDGHAAERVVRRVFLGERLV
- a CDS encoding glycosyltransferase family 4 protein; the encoded protein is MLVDNGVNGDSRVQKQARSAAEAGFDVTLLGRSPDNLEHHWTLGPAKVRLVPMKIDLSKRPHEFRRHPLTAPLAYPPTGVHAQRAQAVKAWKADLKVKRAQNPDGVNRMVLRAEGLAARAAGRWVAIRRGQMVRARDARKSLETPSDKLYTWFWQRAMGDRSWRRIEPGLWDWELAYGDVIDELRPDLIHANDFRMLGVGARAKIRAASEGRTIKLVWDAHEFLPGVRPWTQHARWRIGHMAHEREYAPYADAVTTVSDDLAKMLQESHGLAETPKVMLNAPAFEHGPEDDEDVPGVDLRAMCEVGPDVPLVVYSGAAAPQRGLDIMVDALPKQPGVHVALVTNNHQSGYMMGLMRKAEELGVRDRVHLLSYVPHWQVVPLLSGATLGVIPIHHWPNHEIALITKFFEYSHARLPLVVSDVRTMSATVRATGQGEVFKAEDTEDYLRAVQAVLADPERYRAVYDKPGLLDTWTWDSQAQVLIDVYRGLLDQA
- a CDS encoding acyltransferase, whose product is MNSNSTEPFIHPSADVEDGARIGAGTKVWHIAHVRNSAVVGEECVIGRNVYLDANTVIGSRVKIQNNVSVYQGVTIEDEVFVGPCVVFTNDLRPRAQNPDWTITPTLIKRGASIGANATLVCGITVGEGAMIAAGSVVTKDVAPYQLVRGNPARPAAWVDEKGEIVSRDPSTRP
- a CDS encoding nucleotide sugar dehydrogenase, with translation MKICVVALGKIGLPLAVQFASKGHTVIGADVSEPTVRKVNAGEVPFPGEADLDVKLKEAVSAGLLTATTDTAAAVAESEAVVVVVPLFVDADGKPDFGWMESATKDIARGLRPGTLVSYETTLPVGTTRNRWAPLLQEGSGLVAGEDFHLVFSPERVLTGRVFADLRKYPKLVGGVNDSSAAAGIAFYEAVLDFDERPDLAQGNGVWDLGNAEAAELAKLAETTYRDVNIGLANQFARYADTLGIDVNLVIDACNTQPYSHIHRPGIAVGGHCIPVYPRLYLWNDPTATVVRAAREANAGMPSYAVDLLAAAVGDLKGRSVLVLGAAYRGGVKETAFSGVFPTVEELRARGATAYVSDPMYTSEELVAHGLPAWEGEAVDSAIVQADHAEYRNLTPAELPGVEVVVDGRRVTDAERLGSIRRVVIGG